In one Streptomyces marincola genomic region, the following are encoded:
- a CDS encoding Gfo/Idh/MocA family protein translates to MTTKKTVRIAMNGVTGRMGYRQHLVRSILAIREQGGVDLGDGSVIWPEPVLVGRREHALREIARQHGLDPDTDVTTDLDAVLADDSIDIYFDSQITLTREAAIKRAIAAGKHIYTEKPTATSLDGALALARLARDAGVKHGVVQDKLFLPGLRKLKRLIDGGFFGRILSVRGEFGYWVFEGDWQPAQRPSWNYRSEDGGGIVVDMFPHWEYVLHELFGRVETVQALTATHVPQRWDEQGKPYQATADDAAYGIFQLEGGIVAQINSSWSVRVNRDELVEFQVDGTEGSAVAGLRNCRVQHRSATPKPVWNPDLPATEVFREQWQEVPDNGEFDNGFKAQWELFLRHVVLDEPYTWDLLAGARGVQLAELGLASSADGRRLTVPELSL, encoded by the coding sequence ATGACCACCAAGAAAACTGTCCGGATCGCGATGAACGGCGTCACCGGGCGCATGGGCTACCGGCAGCACCTGGTTCGTTCGATCCTGGCGATCCGTGAGCAGGGCGGTGTGGACCTCGGCGACGGCTCGGTCATCTGGCCCGAGCCGGTGCTGGTCGGACGCCGCGAGCACGCGCTGCGGGAGATCGCGCGGCAGCACGGCCTCGACCCCGACACCGACGTGACGACCGACCTCGACGCGGTGCTCGCCGACGACAGCATCGACATTTACTTCGACTCGCAGATCACGCTCACCCGTGAGGCCGCCATCAAGCGGGCCATCGCCGCGGGCAAGCACATCTACACCGAGAAGCCGACCGCCACCTCGCTCGACGGCGCGCTCGCGCTGGCGCGGCTGGCGAGGGACGCGGGCGTCAAGCACGGCGTGGTGCAGGACAAGCTGTTCCTGCCGGGCCTGCGCAAGCTCAAGCGGCTCATCGACGGCGGCTTCTTCGGGCGCATCCTGTCGGTGCGCGGCGAGTTCGGCTACTGGGTGTTCGAGGGCGACTGGCAGCCCGCGCAGCGCCCCTCCTGGAACTACCGCTCCGAGGACGGCGGCGGGATCGTCGTCGACATGTTCCCGCACTGGGAGTACGTGCTGCACGAGCTGTTCGGCCGGGTGGAGACCGTGCAGGCGCTGACCGCGACGCACGTGCCCCAGCGCTGGGACGAGCAGGGCAAGCCCTACCAGGCGACGGCGGACGACGCCGCCTACGGCATCTTCCAGCTCGAAGGCGGCATCGTCGCCCAGATCAACTCCTCGTGGTCGGTGCGCGTCAACCGCGACGAGCTGGTGGAGTTCCAGGTGGACGGCACCGAGGGCTCCGCGGTCGCGGGCCTGCGCAACTGCCGGGTCCAGCACCGTTCCGCCACGCCGAAGCCGGTGTGGAACCCGGACCTGCCCGCCACCGAGGTGTTCCGCGAGCAGTGGCAGGAGGTGCCGGACAACGGCGAGTTCGACAACGGGTTCAAGGCGCAGTGGGAGCTGTTCCTGCGGCACGTGGTGCTCGACGAGCCGTACACCTGGGACCTGCTGGCCGGGGCGCGCGGCGTGCAGCTGGCCGAGCTGGGGCTCGCCTCCTCGGCGGACGGCCGGCGGCTGACCGTTCCCGAGCTGAGCCTGTGA
- a CDS encoding dihydrodipicolinate synthase family protein, producing MTNAIRLPEPGGTLRAYQPRAEPLDLAPHGAPLTSRIVFSAAHVVADPFADTTPDGPAAVDWDSTLAFRRHLWAHGLGVAEAMDTAQRGMGLDWQGAAELIRRAGAEARATGGRIACGVGTDQLTGPADTAAVRAAYEEQLAVVEETGAQAILMASRALAASARGPEDYAEVYGHLLRQAAEPVVLHWLGPMFDPALTGYWGSEDLDAATDTFLGIIEAHQDKVDGVKVSLLDAEREVRLRRRLPAGVRCYTGDDFNYPELIAGDEQGFSHALLGIFDPLGPLAADAVRTLDTGDVAGFRKRLDPTVELSRHLFRAPTRYYKTGVVLLAWLAGHQDHFTMVGGLQSARSLPHLARAYELADGLGLFPDPALARDRMAGLLATHGVTP from the coding sequence GTGACGAACGCCATCCGGCTTCCGGAGCCCGGCGGCACACTGCGCGCGTACCAGCCGCGCGCCGAACCCCTCGACCTCGCACCGCACGGTGCCCCGCTCACCTCGCGCATCGTGTTCTCGGCCGCGCACGTGGTCGCCGACCCGTTCGCCGACACCACGCCTGACGGCCCGGCGGCGGTGGACTGGGACAGCACGCTGGCCTTCCGCCGCCACCTGTGGGCGCACGGCCTCGGCGTCGCCGAGGCCATGGACACCGCCCAGCGCGGCATGGGTCTGGACTGGCAGGGGGCGGCCGAGCTGATCCGCCGCGCGGGCGCCGAGGCGCGCGCGACCGGCGGGCGCATCGCGTGCGGCGTCGGCACCGACCAGCTGACCGGCCCGGCGGACACCGCGGCGGTGCGGGCGGCCTACGAGGAGCAGCTCGCGGTCGTCGAGGAGACGGGTGCCCAGGCGATCCTGATGGCCTCGCGGGCGCTGGCCGCGTCGGCGCGCGGCCCCGAGGACTACGCGGAGGTCTACGGGCACCTGCTGCGGCAGGCGGCGGAGCCGGTGGTGCTGCACTGGCTCGGCCCCATGTTCGACCCGGCCCTCACGGGCTACTGGGGCAGCGAGGACCTCGACGCGGCCACCGACACGTTCCTCGGCATCATCGAGGCCCACCAGGACAAGGTGGACGGGGTCAAGGTGTCGCTCCTCGACGCGGAACGCGAGGTGCGGCTGCGGCGGCGGCTGCCGGCGGGCGTGCGCTGCTACACCGGTGACGACTTCAACTACCCGGAGCTGATCGCCGGCGACGAGCAGGGCTTCAGCCACGCGCTGCTCGGGATCTTCGACCCGCTCGGCCCGCTGGCCGCCGACGCGGTGCGGACGCTGGACACCGGCGATGTCGCGGGCTTCCGCAAGCGGCTCGACCCCACGGTGGAGCTGTCGCGGCACCTGTTCCGGGCGCCGACCCGCTACTACAAGACGGGCGTGGTCCTCCTGGCCTGGCTGGCCGGGCACCAGGACCACTTCACGATGGTCGGCGGGCTCCAGTCCGCGCGGTCGCTGCCGCACCTCGCGCGTGCCTACGAACTGGCCGACGGACTGGGCCTGTTCCCCGACCCCGCCCTGGCGAGGGACCGCATGGCGGGGCTCCTGGCGACGCACGGGGTGACGCCGTGA
- a CDS encoding sugar phosphate isomerase/epimerase family protein yields MTAKQLPLPELVKGLVGLGVPGVGLWREPVAEYGLAESAALVADAGLTVTSLCRGGFFTAVEPAERAAALADNRAAVDEAAALGTDTLVLVSGGLPPGSRDLPGARERIADALAELGPYAAERGVRLAIEPLHPMYAADRCVVSTLAQALDLAERFPAEQVGVVVDTYHLWWDDRVAEQIERAGQGGRIHCFQLADWVTPLPAGVLTGRGQLGDGAVDMRWFRDAVAAAGYRGPVEVEIFNDGLWARDGQQVLAETVDRYREHVLDPAA; encoded by the coding sequence ATGACGGCCAAGCAGCTGCCGCTGCCCGAGCTGGTCAAGGGCCTCGTCGGCCTCGGCGTGCCGGGCGTCGGCCTGTGGCGCGAGCCGGTCGCAGAGTACGGGCTCGCGGAGTCGGCCGCGCTGGTCGCCGACGCCGGGCTGACCGTCACCTCGCTGTGCCGCGGCGGATTCTTCACGGCCGTCGAGCCGGCGGAGCGGGCGGCGGCGCTGGCCGACAACCGGGCCGCCGTGGACGAGGCCGCCGCGCTCGGCACGGACACCCTCGTACTGGTCTCCGGCGGGCTGCCGCCCGGCAGCCGTGACCTGCCGGGCGCGCGCGAGCGGATCGCGGACGCGCTGGCCGAGCTGGGGCCGTACGCGGCCGAGCGCGGCGTGCGGCTGGCGATCGAGCCGCTGCACCCGATGTACGCGGCGGACCGGTGCGTCGTCTCGACGCTCGCACAGGCGCTCGACCTCGCGGAACGCTTCCCCGCCGAGCAGGTGGGCGTCGTCGTGGACACCTACCACCTGTGGTGGGACGACCGGGTCGCCGAGCAGATCGAACGGGCCGGGCAGGGCGGTCGCATCCACTGCTTCCAGCTCGCCGACTGGGTCACACCCCTGCCCGCCGGGGTCCTCACCGGGCGCGGGCAGCTCGGGGACGGCGCGGTGGACATGCGCTGGTTCCGCGACGCCGTCGCCGCCGCGGGGTACCGCGGTCCCGTGGAGGTGGAGATCTTCAACGACGGCCTGTGGGCGCGGGACGGGCAGCAGGTGCTCGCCGAGACCGTGGACCGCTACCGGGAGCACGTGCTGGACCCGGCCGCCTGA
- a CDS encoding HesA/MoeB/ThiF family protein, translating into MAVERLWKPRIKPEHTAYRTIEGDIRIGSVVFGIGAEIKDPAGWLWTLTCGADGSRTEEALIGHVLAGHPELTELTADDVGDALRQLNAAGFVEDAAAARPALFSDREAERYSRGLPLLRWMDLSPRTNTWEAQARLKKAAVLLIGLGGVGGVAAQALVASGVGRLHCVDSDRVELSNLNRQTLYREADIGAGKVAAGVARLRALNSDVTVTGEEASVGTPGDLAALLARAPGEAGAWDALLLCADRPQDIRRWTNRTCLAARLPWVDGGYRGPLVSVGVYRPGRGGCWECLRAAEFERRDLRLAPGQDESLASPRMAWNPVNAVTAGLAGSLMAHAALTLLTGVPPTEPGFRFGVNLMALHDTTYSRAPAREDCPACGAPGAPGARGAAGAPGAPA; encoded by the coding sequence ATGGCCGTTGAACGGTTATGGAAGCCGCGGATCAAGCCCGAGCACACCGCTTATCGCACCATCGAGGGAGACATCCGTATCGGCAGCGTCGTCTTCGGAATCGGCGCCGAGATCAAGGACCCCGCGGGCTGGCTGTGGACCCTCACCTGCGGCGCGGACGGCAGCCGCACCGAGGAGGCGCTGATCGGCCACGTCCTGGCCGGCCACCCGGAGCTGACGGAGCTGACGGCGGACGACGTCGGCGACGCGCTGCGGCAGCTGAACGCCGCCGGCTTCGTCGAGGACGCCGCGGCGGCGCGCCCCGCCCTCTTCTCCGACCGCGAGGCGGAACGGTACAGCCGCGGCCTTCCGCTGCTGCGCTGGATGGACCTGTCGCCCCGTACGAACACCTGGGAGGCCCAGGCCCGGCTCAAAAAGGCCGCGGTGCTGCTGATCGGCCTCGGCGGGGTCGGCGGGGTGGCGGCCCAGGCGCTGGTCGCCTCCGGCGTCGGGCGCCTGCACTGCGTCGACTCCGACCGGGTCGAGCTGTCCAACCTCAACCGGCAGACGCTGTACCGCGAGGCGGACATCGGCGCCGGCAAGGTCGCGGCGGGCGTCGCGCGCCTGCGGGCGCTGAACTCCGACGTCACGGTGACCGGTGAGGAGGCCAGCGTGGGCACGCCGGGCGACCTGGCGGCGCTGCTGGCCCGGGCGCCCGGGGAAGCCGGGGCCTGGGACGCGCTCCTGCTGTGCGCCGACCGGCCGCAGGACATCAGGCGGTGGACGAACCGCACGTGCCTGGCCGCGCGCCTGCCCTGGGTCGACGGCGGCTACCGCGGCCCGCTGGTCAGCGTCGGCGTGTACCGGCCGGGCCGCGGCGGATGCTGGGAGTGCCTGCGGGCGGCCGAGTTCGAGCGGCGGGACCTGCGCCTCGCGCCGGGACAGGACGAGTCGCTGGCCTCCCCGCGCATGGCGTGGAACCCGGTGAACGCCGTCACCGCGGGCCTCGCCGGCAGTCTGATGGCGCACGCGGCGCTGACCCTGCTGACCGGGGTCCCGCCGACCGAGCCCGGGTTCCGCTTCGGCGTCAACCTGATGGCGCTGCACGACACGACGTACTCCCGGGCCCCGGCCCGGGAGGACTGCCCCGCCTGCGGGGCGCCCGGCGCCCCCGGGGCCCGGGGCGCCGCCGGGGCACCGGGCGCCCCGGCCTGA
- a CDS encoding M14 family zinc carboxypeptidase gives MKSSTGYPSVDTLGRIARGMVRRHPRAMRLRTVGRSRGGDPLLLLTVGHGARNVLLVAGAHANEPVGGATSLRLAHKLATGATGAGGTTGTGGRVADGRGLFDLSRASWHFLLCLDPDGARLNESWLHGPPDLHRYFRGFYRPLFASQPEFLPMPDDGRPRLPESETLLALLDELRPEIQFSLHGSEMGGAFVQSTRGIPGLSGALRDVSGSLSIPVDIRPFDGIDWHAAGPGVLVLPEPGDGRERDPSGLTTGTTWLYPARHGTATVILEVPAWAVAAVADPAPHPDPEKAVALAAESLLERIGRVAALVGEPGTLRGGEPDPFLRAVAELVAVAPGVVDTWLRPDFRYADGTRPAATRGSAAALLIAARRVALRAAAMLARSPHAAPAERRARAGRAAGPGELVAEWCGELAAEFGPRPVPVAVQAEFQARLALRCARLSAGG, from the coding sequence TTGAAGAGCAGCACGGGTTACCCATCGGTCGACACCCTGGGCCGGATCGCGCGCGGCATGGTGCGGCGCCATCCGCGGGCCATGCGGCTGAGGACGGTGGGACGCTCGCGCGGGGGCGACCCGTTGCTGCTCCTCACGGTCGGCCATGGCGCGCGCAACGTTCTCCTTGTCGCCGGAGCACACGCCAACGAGCCTGTGGGCGGGGCGACTTCACTACGACTGGCGCACAAGTTGGCCACCGGTGCGACCGGTGCCGGAGGGACGACCGGTACGGGCGGGCGGGTGGCCGACGGGCGGGGGCTGTTCGATCTGTCGCGCGCCTCCTGGCATTTCCTGCTGTGTCTCGACCCGGACGGCGCCCGGCTGAACGAGAGCTGGCTGCACGGACCGCCCGACCTCCATCGATATTTCCGTGGATTCTACCGGCCGCTGTTCGCGAGCCAGCCGGAATTCCTGCCCATGCCGGATGACGGGCGCCCGCGGCTGCCCGAATCGGAAACCCTGCTCGCTTTGCTCGACGAGCTGCGCCCGGAGATCCAATTCTCCCTGCACGGAAGTGAAATGGGCGGCGCATTCGTGCAGAGTACGCGCGGTATTCCCGGGCTCAGCGGCGCGCTGCGCGATGTGTCCGGGTCCCTGTCCATTCCCGTGGACATCCGCCCGTTCGACGGAATCGACTGGCACGCGGCGGGCCCTGGCGTCCTCGTCCTGCCCGAGCCGGGGGACGGCCGCGAACGCGACCCCTCGGGGCTGACCACCGGGACCACGTGGCTGTACCCGGCGCGCCACGGCACGGCGACCGTGATCCTTGAGGTCCCGGCCTGGGCCGTCGCCGCCGTCGCCGACCCCGCGCCCCACCCCGACCCGGAGAAGGCCGTCGCGCTGGCCGCGGAGAGCCTGCTCGAACGCATCGGCCGCGTTGCCGCCCTGGTCGGGGAGCCGGGGACGCTGCGCGGCGGGGAGCCCGACCCGTTCCTGCGGGCCGTGGCCGAACTGGTCGCCGTCGCGCCCGGCGTCGTCGACACCTGGCTGCGCCCCGACTTCAGGTACGCCGACGGAACGCGGCCCGCGGCCACGCGCGGCAGCGCCGCCGCCCTGCTGATCGCCGCCCGCCGCGTCGCGCTGCGCGCGGCGGCGATGCTCGCCAGGTCGCCGCACGCCGCCCCGGCGGAACGGCGGGCGCGCGCGGGGCGTGCCGCGGGCCCCGGGGAGCTGGTGGCGGAGTGGTGCGGGGAACTGGCGGCCGAGTTCGGGCCGCGCCCCGTGCCCGTCGCCGTGCAGGCCGAGTTCCAGGCCCGCCTCGCGCTGCGCTGCGCCCGCCTGTCCGCCGGCGGGTGA
- a CDS encoding DUF3830 family protein, which produces MTNADDRFITVSLDKRGVSCTARLLSDRAPITCDAVWNALPLGGDVYHAKYARNEIYALVPPFAPQEPPLENPTVTPIPGDLCYFTFSDTQLGTSSYGYENDAKHQGRTTVVDLALFYERNNLLINGDAGWVPGIVWGTVVDGLDRMADACQDLWRAGALGESLNFRRA; this is translated from the coding sequence ATGACGAACGCCGACGACCGGTTCATCACCGTCTCGCTCGACAAGCGCGGGGTCAGCTGCACCGCCCGGCTGCTGAGCGACCGCGCGCCGATCACGTGCGACGCCGTGTGGAACGCGCTGCCGCTGGGCGGCGACGTCTACCACGCGAAGTACGCGCGCAACGAGATCTACGCGCTGGTGCCGCCGTTCGCGCCGCAGGAACCGCCGCTGGAGAACCCGACGGTCACGCCGATCCCCGGCGACCTGTGCTACTTCACGTTCTCCGACACCCAGCTCGGCACCAGCTCCTACGGGTACGAGAACGACGCGAAGCACCAGGGCCGCACGACGGTGGTGGACCTGGCGCTGTTCTACGAGCGCAACAACCTGCTGATCAACGGCGACGCGGGCTGGGTGCCCGGCATCGTCTGGGGCACCGTGGTGGACGGCCTCGACCGCATGGCGGACGCCTGCCAGGACCTGTGGCGGGCCGGCGCCCTCGGCGAGAGCCTGAACTTCCGCCGCGCGTGA
- a CDS encoding amidase: MTDLCSLTALELTARYAAGGLSPVEVTEAALARAEAVQPVVNAFVFTDPEGALAQARAAEERWARGAPAGPVDGVPVTVKDILLQRGHPTRRGSAALPAGSGPWEEDAPAVARLRESGAVFLGKTTTPEFGWKGVTDAPLSGATGNPYAPERTSGGSSGGSAAAVALGAGPLSLGTDGGGSVRIPAAFCGVFALKPTYGRVPLYPASAFGTLAHVGPMTRDAADAALLLDVIAHPDARDWSHLAPGGVPFTEALVPGAEGLAGLRVAWSPTMGGVVVAPDVAAVTREAVERLAALGAEVTETDPPLPPLPEVRAAFQTLWFSGAARVTQHFDEAQRAAMDPGLREVVSAGARFGALDYLEAVDLRMAMGRRMGAFHEEFDLLVTPTLPITAFGRGVEVPDGSGLTRWTEWTPFTYPFNMTQQPAASVPCGTGADGLPVGLHLIGARHADALVLRAAHALYETGVAGVPAPALAASAPGA; encoded by the coding sequence ATGACCGATCTGTGTTCCCTGACCGCGCTCGAACTGACCGCGCGCTACGCGGCCGGCGGCCTCTCCCCCGTCGAGGTGACCGAGGCGGCCCTCGCCCGGGCCGAGGCGGTCCAGCCGGTGGTGAACGCCTTTGTGTTCACCGACCCCGAGGGGGCGCTCGCGCAGGCGCGCGCCGCCGAGGAACGCTGGGCGCGCGGCGCGCCCGCCGGTCCCGTGGACGGCGTTCCCGTGACGGTGAAGGACATCCTGCTCCAGCGCGGCCATCCCACGCGCCGCGGCTCCGCGGCCCTGCCCGCCGGCTCAGGACCGTGGGAGGAGGACGCGCCCGCGGTCGCGCGGCTGCGGGAGTCGGGCGCCGTGTTCCTCGGCAAGACCACCACGCCCGAGTTCGGCTGGAAGGGCGTGACCGACGCGCCGCTGTCCGGCGCGACCGGCAACCCGTACGCGCCGGAGCGCACCTCCGGCGGGTCGAGCGGCGGAAGCGCCGCCGCGGTCGCGCTGGGCGCCGGCCCGTTGAGCCTGGGGACGGACGGCGGCGGGTCGGTGCGGATCCCGGCCGCGTTCTGCGGCGTCTTCGCGCTGAAGCCCACCTACGGCCGGGTGCCGCTGTACCCGGCGAGCGCCTTCGGCACCCTCGCGCACGTCGGACCGATGACGCGGGACGCGGCCGACGCGGCCCTGCTGCTCGACGTGATCGCCCACCCGGACGCGCGCGACTGGTCCCACCTCGCCCCCGGGGGCGTGCCGTTCACCGAGGCGCTGGTGCCGGGCGCCGAGGGTCTCGCGGGGCTGCGCGTCGCCTGGTCCCCCACCATGGGCGGGGTCGTCGTGGCACCCGACGTGGCCGCGGTGACGCGGGAGGCGGTGGAACGGCTGGCCGCGCTCGGTGCCGAGGTCACCGAGACCGATCCGCCGCTGCCGCCGCTGCCGGAGGTGCGCGCCGCGTTCCAGACGCTGTGGTTCTCCGGAGCGGCCCGCGTGACCCAGCACTTCGACGAGGCGCAGCGGGCCGCGATGGACCCGGGGCTGCGCGAGGTCGTGAGCGCCGGGGCGCGGTTCGGGGCGCTCGACTACCTGGAGGCGGTCGACCTGCGGATGGCCATGGGGCGGCGGATGGGCGCGTTCCACGAGGAGTTCGACCTGCTGGTGACGCCGACGCTGCCGATCACGGCGTTCGGGCGGGGCGTCGAGGTGCCGGACGGCTCGGGACTGACCCGGTGGACGGAATGGACGCCGTTCACCTATCCGTTCAACATGACGCAGCAGCCCGCGGCCTCGGTGCCGTGCGGCACCGGCGCGGACGGGCTGCCGGTCGGGCTGCATCTGATCGGCGCGCGGCACGCGGACGCGCTGGTCCTGCGCGCCGCGCACGCCCTGTACGAGACGGGCGTGGCAGGCGTTCCGGCGCCGGCGCTCGCGGCGAGCGCGCCGGGCGCCTGA
- a CDS encoding D-2-hydroxyacid dehydrogenase, translated as MSEARVLVLDAQPPPRLDRLAGRAHVLHSDESSLHGLLPEADVLLVWDFTSDAVRAAWPGPGPRPRWVHTASAGVDRLLFPELLESEAVVTNARGVFDRPIAEYVAGLVLAMAKDFRRSLEFQREHRWQHRETDKVFGSRAVVVGSGPIGRRIGTTLGALGVTVRLVGRTARPADPDFGRVHAGEELPALLPDADWVVCAAPLTPRTTGMFDAAAFALMKPTARFINVGRGAHVVQDDLVAALRAGRIAGAALDVFATEPLPATSPLWDLPDLIISPHMCGDTHGWRDDLADQFLDNFDRWVAGEPLANVVDKHLGYVPAEG; from the coding sequence ATGTCAGAAGCCCGTGTGCTCGTCCTCGACGCACAACCCCCGCCCCGACTCGACCGGCTTGCGGGCCGGGCGCACGTGCTGCACAGTGATGAGAGTTCGCTGCACGGCCTGTTGCCTGAGGCGGACGTCCTGCTCGTGTGGGACTTCACGTCCGACGCGGTGCGCGCGGCGTGGCCGGGTCCCGGGCCGCGACCGCGCTGGGTCCACACCGCGAGCGCCGGTGTGGACCGGCTGCTCTTTCCCGAACTGCTCGAATCCGAAGCGGTGGTGACGAACGCCCGCGGTGTGTTCGACCGGCCGATCGCCGAATACGTGGCCGGACTCGTCCTGGCCATGGCCAAGGATTTCCGGCGCAGCCTTGAGTTCCAGCGCGAACACCGCTGGCAGCACCGGGAAACGGACAAAGTGTTCGGCAGCCGGGCCGTTGTCGTCGGTTCAGGACCCATCGGCCGGCGCATCGGGACGACGCTGGGCGCGCTGGGGGTGACGGTGCGCCTGGTCGGCCGGACCGCGAGGCCGGCCGACCCCGACTTCGGCCGGGTGCACGCGGGCGAGGAGCTGCCCGCGCTGCTGCCGGACGCCGACTGGGTGGTCTGCGCCGCGCCCCTGACCCCGCGGACCACGGGCATGTTCGATGCGGCGGCCTTCGCGCTCATGAAGCCCACCGCGCGCTTCATCAACGTCGGTCGCGGCGCGCACGTCGTGCAGGACGACCTCGTGGCCGCGCTGCGCGCCGGCCGGATCGCGGGAGCCGCCCTGGACGTGTTCGCGACCGAGCCGCTGCCGGCCACGAGTCCGCTGTGGGACCTTCCGGATCTGATCATTTCGCCGCACATGTGCGGCGACACCCACGGCTGGCGCGACGACCTCGCGGATCAGTTCCTCGACAACTTCGATCGCTGGGTGGCGGGCGAACCGCTGGCCAACGTCGTCGACAAACATCTGGGCTACGTCCCCGCGGAGGGCTGA
- a CDS encoding maleate cis-trans isomerase family protein yields MDVSFLGGPLPQRGIGVVAPFDFALDRELWRWVPDDVSLHLTRTPFVPVEVSLDLARLVSEHETLREAVRALSAVSPEVVAYACTSGSFVGGVAGERAMSAAMRQAGELPALTTSGALLGALNELGARRVAVVTPYTKSVTDSLEDYLKEAGIQVCGRSYLGLTREIWRVAYRDVVAMAREAVAEGPEALFISCTNLPTYDVIPQLEAELRMPVISANQVTMWSALRSIGKEAVGPYQALLDPVARRGPASMTSEAGGQEVAPAVPPPAFPDEEV; encoded by the coding sequence ATGGATGTCTCCTTTTTGGGTGGCCCGCTCCCGCAGCGGGGCATCGGAGTCGTCGCACCATTCGATTTCGCGCTCGACCGCGAACTGTGGCGGTGGGTGCCCGATGACGTCTCGCTGCACCTGACGCGGACGCCGTTCGTCCCGGTCGAGGTCAGTCTCGACCTGGCGCGGCTGGTCAGCGAGCACGAGACGCTGCGCGAGGCGGTCCGCGCGCTGTCGGCGGTCAGTCCCGAGGTGGTGGCCTACGCGTGCACCTCGGGCAGTTTCGTCGGCGGCGTCGCCGGCGAACGCGCCATGTCCGCCGCCATGCGGCAGGCCGGCGAGCTGCCGGCGCTCACCACGTCGGGCGCCCTGCTCGGCGCCCTGAACGAGCTGGGCGCGCGCCGGGTCGCCGTGGTCACGCCGTACACGAAGTCGGTGACGGACTCGCTTGAGGACTACCTCAAGGAGGCGGGCATCCAGGTCTGCGGGCGCAGTTACCTGGGCCTGACCAGGGAGATCTGGCGGGTGGCGTACCGGGACGTGGTCGCCATGGCCAGGGAGGCGGTGGCCGAGGGGCCCGAGGCGCTGTTCATCAGCTGCACCAACCTGCCCACCTACGACGTCATCCCGCAGCTGGAGGCCGAGTTGCGGATGCCGGTGATCTCGGCGAACCAGGTGACGATGTGGTCCGCGCTGCGGTCCATCGGCAAGGAGGCCGTCGGCCCCTACCAGGCGCTGCTCGACCCGGTGGCCCGGCGGGGCCCCGCGTCGATGACGTCCGAGGCCGGCGGCCAGGAAGTGGCACCGGCGGTACCGCCGCCGGCATTCCCCGACGAGGAAGTGTGA
- a CDS encoding maleate cis-trans isomerase family protein has protein sequence MTATVGFLYPGHSAEDDFPRMERLLNDAGAGVLLPLVHTDIGTDAHRVDALLEMGSVDRLTAGLDEVAARGAQAVVWACTSASFVFGWDGAADQVRRLAAHAGLPASSTSFAFARAARAMGVTRVAVAATYPDDVAGLFGDFLKAAGVEVTGVRGSGIITAAEVGTWGREEVLRLLREGDDPAADAVLLPDTALHTAAWLPELEAVAGKPVLTANQVTAWEGLRLLGHTPVCPALGGLFAAPRPVGTVGAEGS, from the coding sequence ATGACCGCGACGGTTGGATTCCTGTACCCGGGACACTCGGCGGAGGACGACTTCCCCCGCATGGAACGCCTGCTGAACGACGCGGGCGCCGGTGTCCTGCTGCCCCTGGTGCACACCGACATCGGCACGGACGCCCACCGGGTGGACGCGCTGCTTGAGATGGGCTCGGTCGACCGGCTCACGGCGGGACTCGACGAGGTGGCCGCGCGGGGCGCGCAGGCCGTGGTGTGGGCGTGCACCAGCGCGAGTTTCGTCTTCGGCTGGGACGGCGCGGCCGACCAGGTGCGGCGCCTCGCCGCGCACGCGGGCCTGCCGGCGTCGAGCACGTCGTTCGCGTTCGCCCGTGCCGCGCGCGCCATGGGCGTCACCCGGGTGGCCGTCGCGGCGACGTACCCCGACGACGTCGCGGGCCTGTTCGGCGACTTCCTCAAGGCGGCGGGCGTGGAGGTCACCGGGGTGCGGGGCAGCGGCATCATCACGGCCGCCGAGGTGGGCACGTGGGGCCGCGAGGAGGTGCTGCGGCTGCTGCGCGAGGGCGACGACCCGGCGGCGGACGCGGTGCTGCTGCCCGACACCGCGCTGCACACCGCCGCCTGGCTGCCGGAACTTGAGGCCGTGGCGGGCAAGCCGGTCCTCACGGCCAATCAGGTGACCGCGTGGGAAGGGCTCCGGCTGCTGGGGCACACGCCCGTCTGCCCGGCCCTGGGCGGCCTCTTCGCCGCGCCGCGGCCGGTCGGGACCGTCGGGGCCGAGGGGAGCTGA